One genomic window of Nocardioides daphniae includes the following:
- a CDS encoding methylated-DNA--[protein]-cysteine S-methyltransferase, with the protein MWTVIESPVGDLRIVSDGEAVTAAYFAPFELAKVSAPLGERDDDHPVLVEAARQLRAYFAGELREFDLPLAPVGTAYQQRVWEALREIPYGETTTYGEIAARLGQPTGAARAVGLANGRNPIALIVPCHRVIGANGRLVGYAGGLERKQVLLDLERPGDSALF; encoded by the coding sequence ATGTGGACCGTGATCGAGAGCCCGGTGGGTGACCTCAGGATCGTCTCCGACGGCGAGGCGGTGACGGCTGCCTACTTCGCCCCCTTCGAGCTGGCCAAGGTCAGCGCGCCGCTGGGGGAGCGCGACGACGACCACCCCGTGCTCGTCGAGGCGGCGCGCCAGCTGCGTGCGTACTTCGCCGGCGAACTGCGCGAGTTCGACCTCCCGCTGGCCCCGGTCGGCACCGCCTACCAGCAACGGGTCTGGGAGGCGCTGCGTGAGATCCCCTACGGGGAGACGACCACCTACGGCGAGATCGCGGCCAGGCTCGGCCAGCCGACCGGGGCCGCGCGAGCGGTCGGGCTGGCCAACGGGCGCAACCCGATCGCCCTCATCGTGCCGTGCCACCGGGTCATCGGTGCCAACGGACGCCTGGTGGGGTACGCCGGTGGTCTCGAGCGCAAGCAGGTGCTGCTCGACCTCGAGCGGCCGGGCGACTCCGCCCTCTTCTGA
- a CDS encoding IclR family transcriptional regulator: MDNSSGVGVLDKAALVLAALEAGPATLAGLVAGTGLARPTAHRLAVALEHHRLVARDMQGRFVLGPRLAELSAAAGEDRLLAAAGPVLARLRDITGESAQLWRRQGEHRVCVAAAERPSGLRDTIPVGSQLTMRAGSAAQVLLAWEDPERMHRGLQNAAFSATALSGIRRRGWAQSVGEREQGVASVSAPVRSPGGKIIAAVSVSGPLERLSRQPGRMHAPAVLAAAERLSESLRRAAAD; the protein is encoded by the coding sequence ATGGACAACTCTAGCGGAGTCGGAGTGCTGGACAAAGCGGCCCTGGTGCTGGCCGCCCTCGAGGCAGGCCCGGCCACCCTTGCGGGACTGGTCGCCGGCACGGGGCTGGCACGACCCACGGCCCACCGCCTCGCGGTGGCCCTCGAGCACCACCGCCTCGTGGCCCGCGACATGCAGGGCCGCTTCGTGCTGGGTCCGCGGCTGGCCGAGCTCTCGGCCGCTGCCGGCGAGGACCGGCTGCTCGCGGCCGCCGGCCCGGTGCTCGCGCGCCTGCGCGACATCACCGGCGAGTCCGCGCAGCTGTGGCGTCGCCAGGGTGAGCACCGCGTCTGCGTGGCCGCCGCCGAGCGTCCCAGCGGACTGCGCGACACCATCCCGGTGGGCTCGCAGCTGACCATGCGCGCCGGCTCGGCCGCGCAGGTGCTGCTGGCCTGGGAGGACCCCGAGCGCATGCACCGCGGCCTGCAGAACGCCGCCTTCTCCGCCACCGCGCTGTCGGGCATCCGCCGCCGTGGCTGGGCGCAGAGCGTCGGCGAGCGCGAGCAGGGCGTGGCCTCGGTCTCCGCCCCGGTCCGCTCCCCCGGCGGCAAGATCATCGCCGCCGTCTCGGTCTCGGGCCCGCTCGAGCGCCTCTCGCGCCAGCCCGGCCGCATGCACGCCCCGGCCGTCCTGGCCGCCGCCGAGCGGCTGTCGGAGAGCCTGCGCCGCGCGGCGGCCGACTGA
- a CDS encoding TetR/AcrR family transcriptional regulator C-terminal domain-containing protein, which yields MEVPLRHHRSDVVEHAIAVLDSYGLADLTMRRLAAELDVRPSALYHHFANKQTLLAAVADELLTRGLRPLDAGEWDARLTQAASQLRDALLAWRDGAELVATVHAFGLGGQAAYDHVAQALEGSGLDEQWRATAARTVLHLVFGHATAEQTQVQASSAGAIDAEPGGVDDFADGLSLVVAGIRAEVQSRHTP from the coding sequence ATGGAGGTCCCGTTGCGTCACCACCGCTCCGACGTCGTCGAGCACGCCATCGCCGTGCTCGACTCCTACGGCCTGGCCGACCTGACGATGCGCCGCCTCGCCGCCGAGCTCGACGTGCGGCCCAGTGCGCTCTACCACCACTTCGCCAACAAGCAGACGCTGCTCGCTGCCGTGGCCGACGAACTGCTGACGCGCGGCCTGCGACCGCTGGACGCGGGGGAGTGGGACGCCCGCCTCACCCAGGCCGCGAGCCAGCTGCGCGACGCCCTGCTCGCCTGGCGTGACGGCGCCGAGCTGGTGGCCACCGTGCACGCCTTCGGCCTCGGTGGGCAGGCAGCGTACGACCACGTCGCGCAGGCGCTCGAGGGCAGCGGCCTCGACGAGCAGTGGCGAGCCACCGCAGCCCGCACGGTGCTGCACCTGGTCTTCGGCCACGCGACCGCCGAGCAGACCCAGGTGCAGGCCAGCAGCGCCGGCGCCATTGACGCCGAGCCGGGTGGGGTCGACGACTTCGCCGACGGGCTCTCGCTGGTGGTGGCCGGGATCCGTGCCGAGGTGCAGTCGCGCCACACGCCCTGA
- the gltX gene encoding glutamate--tRNA ligase — translation MNTPITTPVRVRMAPSPTGSPHVGLARTALFNWAFARHHGGTFVFRIEDTDKERNTEESYNSLIEVMQWLGLDWDEGVVTGGPYGPYRQSERTEIYADVLAQLRDSSYTYDCFCTNDEVTERRKASGSKVMGYDGFCRELTPEQRAAFEGEGRSSVVRFRMPDGEVKFNDLVRGEIAFQTEFVPDFALARANGDPLYTLTAPVDDATMEITHVLRGEDLLSSTPRQIALFEALKAIGVAKFTPEFGHLPYVMGEGNKKLSKRDPEAHLLAYRDQGFLPEGLLNYLALLGWSIAADRDVFTLAELVEAFDIADVQANPARFDLKKAEAINADHMRMLTLDDLTHRVIPFLKAEGVVSDPVNDADAKMLELAMPLVAERMNKLTEAPGLLAFLFVDESEFQIVDAIDEAGREVVQVSYDALDALHTWSTADIETALRVALIDGMGLKPRKAFGPVRIAVSGRKVSPPLFESIELLGRDRTLARLRLALDAG, via the coding sequence ATGAACACCCCGATCACCACCCCGGTCCGCGTCCGCATGGCGCCGAGCCCGACCGGCTCGCCCCACGTCGGCCTGGCCCGCACGGCTCTCTTCAACTGGGCCTTCGCGCGCCACCACGGCGGCACGTTCGTCTTCCGCATCGAGGACACCGACAAGGAGCGCAACACCGAGGAGTCCTACAACTCCCTGATCGAGGTCATGCAGTGGCTCGGCCTCGACTGGGACGAGGGCGTCGTCACCGGTGGCCCCTACGGCCCCTACCGCCAGTCCGAGCGCACCGAGATCTACGCCGACGTGCTCGCCCAGCTGCGCGACTCCTCGTACACCTACGACTGCTTCTGCACCAACGACGAGGTCACCGAGCGTCGCAAGGCCTCCGGCTCCAAGGTGATGGGCTACGACGGCTTCTGCCGCGAGCTCACCCCTGAGCAGCGCGCCGCCTTCGAGGGTGAGGGCCGCAGCAGCGTCGTGCGTTTCCGGATGCCCGACGGCGAGGTGAAGTTCAACGACCTGGTCCGCGGCGAGATCGCCTTCCAGACCGAGTTCGTCCCCGACTTCGCCCTGGCCCGCGCCAACGGCGACCCGCTCTACACGCTGACGGCGCCCGTCGACGACGCCACGATGGAGATCACCCACGTGCTGCGCGGGGAGGACCTGCTCTCCTCCACGCCTCGCCAGATCGCCCTCTTCGAGGCGCTCAAGGCCATCGGCGTGGCCAAGTTCACCCCCGAGTTCGGCCACCTGCCCTACGTCATGGGTGAGGGCAACAAGAAGCTCTCGAAGCGCGACCCCGAGGCGCACCTGCTGGCCTACCGCGACCAGGGCTTCCTCCCCGAGGGCCTGCTCAACTACCTGGCGCTGCTCGGCTGGTCGATCGCGGCTGACCGCGACGTCTTCACCCTCGCCGAGCTCGTCGAGGCCTTCGACATCGCCGACGTGCAGGCCAACCCGGCCCGCTTCGACCTCAAGAAGGCCGAGGCGATCAACGCCGACCACATGCGCATGCTCACCCTCGACGACCTCACCCACCGGGTGATCCCGTTCCTCAAGGCCGAGGGCGTCGTCTCCGACCCGGTCAACGACGCCGACGCGAAGATGCTCGAGCTGGCGATGCCGCTGGTCGCCGAGCGCATGAACAAGCTCACCGAGGCACCCGGCCTGCTGGCCTTCCTCTTCGTCGACGAGTCGGAGTTCCAGATCGTCGACGCGATCGACGAGGCCGGCCGCGAGGTCGTGCAGGTCTCGTACGACGCCCTCGACGCCCTGCACACCTGGTCGACGGCCGACATCGAGACGGCGCTGCGCGTGGCGCTCATCGACGGTATGGGCCTCAAGCCCCGCAAGGCCTTCGGGCCCGTACGCATCGCGGTCAGCGGCCGCAAGGTCTCGCCGCCGCTCTTCGAGTCCATCGAGCTGCTGGGGCGCGACCGTACGCTCGCCCGCCTGCGCCTCGCCCTCGACGCGGGCTGA
- a CDS encoding HNH endonuclease signature motif containing protein: protein MHPVNAVAEAISASLKSVCDVNPTFMSADEKAYALLSLLEVESRTAELRLRVMAAAGDVAEREGFRSIATWLAHHGHVRRGDAAADLRLAEALDRERPTLAAGVREGRVTIAQARVIAAAVEELPDRVGRDVIEAAEAKLVELAADHDPSDLAKLGRRILEVVDPDRFEDEEARRLADAEKHASERQRLRMRALATAPPGSPQSCPTPPPPGWGPTCTPSPTHAWPTARCGPMRPPGGREACVRDADHPSPPHAEAFTQLLETLDPTRLPIHGGDATHVMVTIPFEALKRDLGVATIDNATPGDGFDTITAAQARRLACTARIIPAVLGTHGERRALALRDGTCRAEGCTIPGTWSEAHHLVPWSHDGTTNLDNAALLCSRHHHRAHDTAYDMTRLASGEVRFHRRR, encoded by the coding sequence GTGCATCCGGTGAACGCGGTGGCGGAGGCGATCAGTGCGTCGCTGAAGTCGGTGTGCGACGTGAACCCGACGTTCATGAGCGCCGACGAGAAGGCCTATGCACTGCTGTCGCTGCTGGAGGTCGAATCGCGCACCGCCGAGCTGCGGTTGCGAGTGATGGCCGCCGCGGGCGACGTGGCCGAGCGCGAGGGCTTCCGGTCGATCGCGACCTGGCTGGCCCACCACGGGCACGTACGTCGTGGCGACGCTGCCGCCGACCTTCGACTGGCCGAGGCGTTGGACCGGGAGCGGCCGACGTTGGCGGCGGGAGTGCGTGAGGGTCGGGTGACCATCGCGCAGGCCCGGGTGATCGCAGCCGCGGTCGAGGAGCTCCCCGACCGGGTCGGGCGCGACGTCATCGAGGCCGCCGAGGCCAAACTCGTCGAGCTCGCCGCCGACCACGACCCCAGCGACCTGGCCAAGCTCGGCCGCCGGATCCTCGAGGTCGTCGACCCCGACCGGTTCGAGGACGAAGAAGCCCGCCGCCTGGCCGACGCCGAGAAGCACGCCAGCGAACGGCAACGCCTGCGGATGCGAGCCCTGGCGACGGCACCACCCGGATCACCGCAGTCGTGCCCGACGCCACCGCCGCCCGGCTGGGGACCTACCTGCACGCCTTCACCAACCCACGCCTGGCCGACGGCGCGGTGCGGACCAATGCGGCCCCCAGGAGGACGAGAAGCCTGCGTTCGGGACGCGGATCACCCATCCCCGCCGCATGCTGAGGCCTTCACCCAGCTCCTGGAGACCCTCGACCCCACGCGCCTGCCCATCCACGGTGGCGACGCCACGCACGTCATGGTCACCATCCCGTTCGAGGCGTTGAAGCGCGACCTCGGTGTGGCCACGATCGACAACGCCACCCCCGGTGACGGGTTCGACACCATCACCGCCGCCCAAGCCCGACGGCTGGCCTGCACCGCCCGGATCATCCCCGCCGTCCTCGGCACCCACGGCGAACGCCGGGCCCTCGCCCTGCGCGACGGCACCTGCCGCGCCGAAGGCTGCACCATCCCCGGCACCTGGTCCGAAGCCCACCACCTCGTCCCCTGGTCCCACGACGGCACCACCAACCTCGACAACGCCGCGCTCCTCTGCAGCCGACACCACCACCGCGCCCACGACACCGCGTACGACATGACGCGGCTCGCCTCCGGAGAGGTGCGCTTCCACCGGAGGCGGTGA
- a CDS encoding CPBP family intramembrane glutamic endopeptidase, translating into MHDVPQPPVPASPAPPAPADVVLEYHQLHRARGGRAWRSVVGAVLLAGLGFGLVPVLWMFVFLGIGTVVGREPDQFLDEVVNLTDVTPWALAFLVFTLVSLIPVTWAVTRLMHGLRLGWVTSVFGRMRWRYFVVCLGLSVVALLATLVVGMVTPQDALATPDSTGLNEFTRTSLAFLAIVVLVVPFQAAGEEYFFRGYLTQACGGLFNSLWVSRVVAVVVPAVLFALAHGAQDPPIFVDRLAFGLVAGVLVIATGGLEAAIAMHVLNNVLAFSLALFFGDMSGALDPRAGSWWTLPSTLTQSLVYLALAWWTARRMGLANSVWGAVLAQPQRRVYGSSTKAPAA; encoded by the coding sequence ATGCACGACGTGCCCCAGCCGCCGGTGCCCGCATCCCCGGCGCCGCCGGCGCCTGCGGACGTGGTCCTGGAGTACCACCAGCTCCACCGCGCCCGCGGTGGTCGTGCGTGGCGCTCGGTGGTCGGTGCCGTGCTGCTGGCGGGGCTGGGCTTCGGCCTGGTCCCGGTGCTGTGGATGTTCGTCTTCCTGGGCATCGGGACCGTGGTGGGCCGCGAGCCCGACCAGTTCCTCGACGAGGTCGTCAACCTCACCGACGTGACCCCGTGGGCACTCGCCTTCCTCGTCTTCACGCTCGTGTCGTTGATCCCGGTGACCTGGGCGGTGACGCGCCTGATGCACGGGCTGCGCCTGGGCTGGGTCACCTCGGTCTTCGGCCGCATGCGGTGGAGGTACTTCGTGGTCTGCCTCGGCCTCTCCGTCGTCGCGCTCCTGGCGACCCTCGTGGTGGGCATGGTGACGCCCCAGGACGCCCTGGCCACCCCCGACTCCACGGGCCTCAACGAGTTCACGCGTACGTCGTTGGCCTTCCTGGCGATCGTCGTGCTGGTCGTGCCCTTCCAGGCAGCGGGGGAGGAGTACTTCTTCCGCGGCTACCTGACGCAGGCGTGCGGCGGCCTCTTCAACTCGCTGTGGGTCTCCCGGGTCGTCGCGGTGGTCGTCCCGGCCGTCCTCTTCGCCCTGGCGCACGGTGCGCAGGACCCGCCGATCTTCGTCGACCGCCTGGCCTTCGGGCTGGTGGCCGGCGTCCTGGTGATCGCCACCGGTGGCCTCGAGGCGGCCATCGCGATGCACGTGCTCAACAACGTGCTGGCGTTCAGCCTGGCCCTCTTCTTCGGAGACATGTCCGGTGCGCTGGACCCTCGCGCGGGCTCCTGGTGGACCCTGCCGAGCACCCTCACGCAGTCGCTCGTCTACCTCGCGCTGGCGTGGTGGACAGCCCGTCGGATGGGCCTCGCGAACTCGGTGTGGGGGGCCGTTTTGGCCCAGCCTCAGAGGCGCGTGTATGGTTCTTCAACGAAGGCGCCCGCCGCCTGA
- a CDS encoding 2'-5' RNA ligase family protein produces the protein MEPFDYALERLATFPTGIIHLVPEPADGFNRLTQLLMEAFPDFPPYGGEFPPAPHLTLDLAHGDVTETSTQALLGDTVPVKARAEWLDLAWYEAGRCHLVRRWPLGTVTA, from the coding sequence GTGGAGCCGTTCGACTACGCACTGGAACGCCTCGCCACCTTCCCCACCGGGATCATCCACCTGGTCCCCGAGCCCGCCGACGGCTTCAACCGGTTGACGCAGCTGCTGATGGAGGCCTTCCCCGACTTCCCGCCCTACGGCGGCGAGTTCCCGCCGGCGCCGCACCTCACCCTCGACCTGGCGCACGGCGACGTCACCGAGACATCGACGCAGGCCCTGCTCGGCGACACGGTGCCGGTGAAGGCACGCGCGGAGTGGCTCGACCTGGCCTGGTACGAGGCCGGTCGATGCCACCTCGTACGTCGCTGGCCGCTCGGTACGGTGACCGCGTGA
- a CDS encoding 3-methyladenine DNA glycosylase, protein MRVLEPDDWQARATAHDARLAPFLDAHLARRTHRTKHPVHDFLFVYYSQKPGALRKWHPGFGTGMAQAEAYASLKGYEVVDGVAHVPASYVESQQVLLTALRRLLRATLDRAPHFGCFGLHEWAMVYRLEQDKTRHAAWPLRLGGAATDEVVESHRIACSHFDAYRFFTPPAKPLNTLDPGQDDRPEFEQPGCLHASMDLYKHAFRLSPMISSDLVADCFELARDIRILDMRAAPYDLTGLWLDDEEFTPVRIETPEGKAEYVAAQRDYTERSAPLRARLLAEVERLLEVAAPTLVSTSRSSA, encoded by the coding sequence GTGCGAGTGCTGGAACCCGACGACTGGCAGGCGCGTGCCACAGCGCACGACGCCCGCCTCGCGCCCTTCCTCGACGCGCACCTGGCACGGCGTACGCACCGCACCAAGCACCCGGTGCACGACTTCCTCTTCGTCTACTACTCCCAGAAGCCGGGCGCCCTGCGGAAGTGGCACCCCGGCTTCGGCACCGGCATGGCGCAGGCCGAGGCGTACGCATCCCTCAAGGGCTACGAGGTCGTCGACGGCGTCGCGCACGTGCCCGCGTCGTACGTCGAGAGCCAGCAGGTCCTGCTCACCGCGCTGCGGCGACTGCTGCGCGCCACGCTCGACCGCGCCCCGCACTTCGGCTGCTTCGGGCTGCACGAGTGGGCGATGGTCTACCGGCTCGAGCAGGACAAGACCCGTCACGCGGCGTGGCCGCTGCGGCTGGGCGGCGCGGCCACCGACGAGGTCGTCGAGTCGCACCGGATCGCCTGCTCACACTTCGACGCCTACCGCTTCTTCACTCCCCCGGCGAAGCCGCTCAACACGCTGGACCCAGGGCAGGACGACCGGCCGGAGTTCGAGCAGCCGGGCTGCCTGCACGCCTCGATGGACCTCTATAAGCACGCCTTCCGGCTCAGCCCGATGATCAGCTCCGACCTGGTGGCCGACTGCTTCGAGCTCGCGCGCGACATCCGGATCCTCGACATGCGCGCGGCGCCCTACGACCTCACCGGGCTGTGGCTCGACGACGAGGAGTTCACGCCGGTGCGGATCGAGACACCCGAGGGCAAGGCGGAGTACGTCGCCGCGCAGCGCGACTACACCGAGCGGTCCGCTCCCCTGCGAGCTCGGCTGCTGGCCGAGGTGGAGCGGCTCCTCGAGGTCGCCGCTCCGACGCTGGTCAGTACTTCGCGAAGTTCTGCGTGA
- a CDS encoding AlkA N-terminal domain-containing protein has product MAAPAEGTFDAALDPVRCYAAVASRDRRFDGVFLTAVRTTGIYCRPSCPARTPAAENVTFHRTAASAQAAGYRACRRCAPDATPGEPGWDVVADVAGRAMRLIADGVVDRDGVEGLAARLGYTSRHLNRLLVEHLGAPALALARARRAQHARTLLTETDLDAADVAFAAGFGSVRQFNDTVREVYAATPRELRGRAGATSGPAGRIRVTVPVRTPFAGPELLAFLATRAVAGVEVVSGTTYARTLDLPHAPGTVEIDLPRLEAGTRGLLTAWFTLGDLRDLGAATERVRRLLDADCDPVAVDAHLGADPLLAPSVAAVPGLRVPGHVDGCEVAVRAVLGQQVTVAAARTQASRLVATYGRPVETTVAGLGRLFPSADVVAGLDHGALAMPGARARALTTLASLVAGGELHLDRGEERAAVRERLLAVPGVGPWTADYVAMRALGDPDRFLPKDTGTRDALRRLGVDPARAGEISQRWAPWRSYAQLRLWQSLTSPATASTEREE; this is encoded by the coding sequence ATGGCAGCACCTGCGGAGGGCACGTTCGACGCTGCTCTGGACCCAGTGCGCTGCTACGCCGCGGTGGCCAGCCGCGACCGCCGGTTCGACGGCGTCTTCCTCACTGCCGTGCGCACCACCGGCATCTACTGCCGTCCGTCGTGCCCCGCGCGTACGCCCGCGGCGGAGAACGTGACCTTCCACCGCACTGCTGCCTCCGCCCAGGCCGCTGGCTACCGGGCCTGCCGTCGCTGTGCGCCCGACGCGACGCCGGGGGAGCCCGGGTGGGACGTGGTGGCCGACGTCGCCGGACGCGCCATGCGGCTGATCGCCGACGGGGTCGTCGACCGCGACGGAGTGGAGGGGCTGGCCGCCCGTCTGGGCTACACCAGCCGCCACCTCAACCGACTCCTGGTCGAGCACCTCGGCGCTCCCGCCCTGGCGTTGGCCCGGGCCCGGCGAGCGCAGCACGCCCGCACGCTCCTCACCGAGACCGACCTGGACGCGGCCGACGTCGCCTTCGCGGCCGGCTTCGGCAGCGTCCGCCAGTTCAACGACACCGTCCGTGAGGTCTACGCGGCCACGCCGCGGGAGCTCCGCGGGCGAGCGGGCGCGACCTCGGGGCCGGCCGGCCGGATCCGTGTCACGGTCCCGGTGCGCACGCCCTTCGCCGGGCCCGAGCTGCTCGCCTTCCTGGCCACCCGCGCCGTCGCCGGCGTCGAGGTGGTGAGCGGGACGACGTACGCCCGCACCCTCGACCTGCCGCACGCGCCGGGCACCGTCGAGATCGACCTCCCGCGGCTCGAGGCGGGCACCCGCGGCCTGCTCACGGCCTGGTTCACCCTGGGGGACCTGCGCGACCTGGGGGCGGCGACCGAGCGCGTACGACGTCTGCTCGACGCCGACTGCGACCCGGTCGCCGTCGACGCGCACCTGGGCGCCGACCCGCTCCTCGCCCCGTCGGTCGCGGCGGTGCCCGGGCTGCGGGTGCCGGGCCACGTCGACGGGTGCGAGGTCGCGGTCCGCGCGGTGCTGGGCCAGCAGGTCACCGTCGCGGCCGCACGCACGCAGGCGAGCCGCCTGGTGGCGACGTACGGACGCCCGGTCGAGACGACGGTGGCCGGACTCGGCCGACTCTTCCCCTCCGCCGACGTGGTGGCTGGGCTCGACCACGGTGCGCTCGCGATGCCCGGTGCGCGGGCGCGTGCGCTGACGACGCTCGCCTCGTTGGTGGCGGGCGGCGAGCTCCACCTCGACCGCGGGGAGGAGCGGGCGGCGGTCCGTGAGCGCCTCCTCGCGGTCCCGGGCGTCGGCCCCTGGACGGCCGACTACGTCGCGATGCGCGCCCTCGGCGACCCGGACCGCTTCCTGCCGAAGGACACCGGCACCCGCGACGCCCTGCGCCGCCTCGGTGTCGACCCTGCGCGGGCGGGGGAGATCTCGCAGCGGTGGGCACCGTGGCGCTCGTACGCCCAGCTCCGTCTCTGGCAGAGCCTGACCTCACCCGCGACCGCCTCGACCGAGAGAGAAGAGTGA
- a CDS encoding CAP domain-containing protein, whose translation MEVLMRVVVVALLAGLLLVGPPAQAAPPAAVKVSVSASTTKATTGSALRFSGKVGGRSAGAVVAVERRTQRGWVVVRTGKVTAGKKYVVRTTVRQGATRYRVKVRRTARIKASVSRVVTVRGVRASAPAPAPSPSPSPSPSPVSPEVALILQETNAFRAQHQLKPLTLSAPISEVAQRWSQTMASTGTFAHNPSYASQIPKGWTRAAENIAAGYAVDAVVDGWINSPGHRANLLGDFTHIGIGYVSAPGTPYTRYFTQNFAKY comes from the coding sequence GTGGAGGTACTCATGCGCGTCGTCGTCGTCGCACTGCTCGCCGGGCTGCTGCTCGTGGGTCCGCCCGCGCAGGCCGCGCCACCGGCTGCCGTCAAGGTGAGCGTGAGCGCGTCCACGACCAAGGCCACCACCGGTTCCGCGCTGCGCTTCTCGGGCAAGGTCGGGGGCCGGTCGGCAGGCGCCGTCGTCGCCGTCGAGCGGCGTACGCAGCGGGGATGGGTCGTGGTGCGGACCGGGAAGGTCACCGCGGGCAAGAAGTACGTCGTACGCACGACCGTGCGCCAGGGCGCCACGCGCTACCGGGTCAAGGTCCGCCGCACCGCCCGGATCAAGGCCTCGGTCTCGCGCGTGGTGACCGTCCGAGGGGTCCGGGCCTCGGCTCCTGCCCCCGCCCCTTCGCCCAGTCCGTCGCCCAGTCCGTCGCCGGTCAGCCCCGAGGTGGCGTTGATCCTCCAGGAGACCAACGCCTTCCGGGCGCAGCACCAGCTCAAGCCACTGACCCTCTCGGCGCCGATCTCCGAGGTCGCGCAGCGGTGGAGCCAGACGATGGCGAGCACGGGCACGTTCGCCCACAACCCGTCGTACGCGTCGCAGATCCCGAAGGGGTGGACGCGCGCCGCGGAGAACATCGCCGCTGGCTACGCGGTCGACGCCGTGGTCGACGGGTGGATCAACAGCCCCGGCCACCGCGCCAACCTGCTCGGCGATTTCACCCACATCGGGATCGGCTACGTCTCGGCGCCGGGCACGCCGTACACGCGCTACTTCACGCAGAACTTCGCGAAGTACTGA
- a CDS encoding pentapeptide repeat-containing protein, which produces MSEESARGSETKGLTYRDEDWYGDDLSGLRFVDCTFSRVDLSEVTTRGTTFENCVFDGCRFNASSHVASAFVACELRRCNLFDATFDGCKVAGSTFDECTMRPVKILGGSWRGVVLRGANLAGVRLAGLDLRDADLSMATLAKADLSGCDLSHATLRETDLREADLRGATLEGVDLRAARLDRTAVGLAGAVRLAEQHGAVVDASY; this is translated from the coding sequence GTGAGCGAGGAGAGCGCAAGGGGTTCGGAGACCAAGGGTCTGACCTACCGCGACGAGGACTGGTACGGCGACGACCTGTCGGGCCTGCGGTTCGTCGACTGCACCTTCAGCCGGGTCGACCTCAGCGAGGTCACCACGCGCGGCACCACGTTCGAGAACTGCGTCTTCGACGGCTGCCGCTTCAACGCGTCCAGCCACGTGGCGAGCGCCTTCGTCGCCTGCGAGCTCCGCCGCTGCAACCTCTTCGACGCCACATTCGACGGGTGCAAGGTGGCGGGCTCGACCTTCGACGAGTGCACGATGCGGCCCGTCAAGATCCTCGGCGGGAGCTGGCGCGGGGTGGTGCTGCGCGGCGCGAACCTCGCCGGCGTACGGCTCGCGGGGCTGGATCTGCGCGACGCCGACCTGTCGATGGCCACCCTGGCCAAGGCTGACCTCAGCGGCTGCGACCTCAGCCACGCCACCCTGCGGGAGACCGACCTGCGCGAGGCAGACCTGCGCGGCGCGACCCTCGAGGGGGTCGACCTGCGGGCGGCGCGGCTCGACCGCACCGCCGTCGGCCTGGCTGGAGCCGTTCGCCTGGCCGAGCAGCACGGCGCGGTCGTCGACGCGTCGTACTGA